The following coding sequences lie in one Oncorhynchus kisutch isolate 150728-3 linkage group LG3, Okis_V2, whole genome shotgun sequence genomic window:
- the LOC109882869 gene encoding phospholipid phosphatase 1-like yields the protein MFETGRIPLVLLDVTCLILVGLPFVILTPQHNPFNRGFFCNDESIRYPLKEDTISYQLLGGVMIPFTLIVVVSGECLGVYMTHIKTKSSLGANYVARIYKAVGSFLFGAAASQSLTDIAKYSIGRLRPHFLAVCKPMWDRINCIAGGYIENFTCTGDKNMVDEARLSFFSGHSSFSMYCMLFLALYIQARLQTEWARLLRPTIQFFLMATSIYVGLTRVSDYKHHWNDVLTGLLLGAIVAILTVFCVSDFFKTPVDPVAIQEEMPHPSLQDNPANGIHYGSTE from the exons ATGTTTGAGACTGGTAGAATCCCTCTCGTCCTTCTCGACGTAACCTGCCTTATCCTCG ttgggCTTCCCTTTGTGATCCTCACCCCTCAGCACAATCCCTTCAACAGGGGTTTCTTCTGTAATGATGAGTCCATCAGATACCCCCTGAAAGAGGACACCATATCCTACCAGTTACTGGGGGGAGTCATGATCCCTTTCACACTGATTGTG GTAGTCAGTGGTGAGTGCCTTGGCGTCTATATGACTCATATAAAGACCAAATCATCCTTGGGGGCTAACTACGTGGCGCGCATCTACAAAGCAGTGGGCAGCTTCCTGTTCGGGGCTGCTGCTAGCCAATCACTGACGGACATTGCCAAGTACTCGATTGGTCGTCTGCGTCCCCACTTCCTGGCTGTGTGTAAGCCTATGTGGGACCGTATCAACTGCATTGCTGGAGGCTACATCGAGAACTTCACCTGTACCGGGGACAAAAACATGGTGGATGAGGCCAG ACTGTCCTTTTTTTCTGGTCACTCATCCTTCTCTATGTACTGTATGCTGTTCCTAGCA cTGTACATCCAGGCCAGACTGCAGACAGAGTGGGCCAGGCTCCTCAGACCCACCATCCAGTTCTTCCTGATGGCAACGTCCATCTACGTGGGGCTGACACGCGTCTCAGACTACAAACACCACTGGAATGATGTACTTACTGGCCTCCTGCTGGGGGCGATAGTTGCGATACTCACG GTGTTCTGTGTGTCCGATTTCTTCAAGACGCCTGTTGATCCAGTAGCGATACAAGAGGAGATGCCCCACCCCAGTCTACAGGACAACCCTGCAAATGGGATCCACTACGGAAGCACAGAATGA